The stretch of DNA CCTGTCGCACGTAAGGTGTTTGGCAAAGAGCTGAGCGGTGAAAAACTCAACCGCATTATCACAGCAGCCGATAGTCCTGATCTCATCAGTTCAACCCACTCCTGTAAAGACCTCGATGTGGTTCTGCATACTGAAACCGAGCCGGTTGAAGCATTATTGACGGTGAAACCGCTTAAAGATGACAATAGCGATCAATCCGGGGCGGTGGTGTTTTTCAACCCGATCCGCAAAATGAAAAAGCTGGTGAATCGTTTTGGTGGTGCTCAGGCGACGTTCCATTTCTCAGACATCATCGGGGAACACGACAGCGTTAAGGCTGCTATTAACATGGCACGCAAGGCCGCTGATAATCTAAGCCACGTGCTGATCCTCGGTGAAAGTGGAACCGGCAAGGAGCTCTTGGCTCAGGCCATTCACAATCACAGCATGCGCCGCAACGGACCCTTTCTGGCGGTGAACTGCGCTGCGCTGCCGCGCGACCTGATCGCCAGTGAACTGTTCGGCTATACCTCCGGGGCGTTTACCGGCGCCAGCCCCAAGGGACGTCCGGGAAAATTCGAGATGGCTTCGGGTGGAACGCTGCTGTTGGACGAGATTGGTGACATGCCGCTGGATCAACAGGCCACATTGCTACGCGTACTTCAGGATAAACACGTGACCCGGCTCGGCAGCGAACGGGCCATTCCAGTGGATGTGCGGGTCATCTGCGCGACCAACAAGAACTTGCTCGATGCCGTGAGCAAAGGGCATTTCCGCCAGGATCTTTACTATCGGCTCAATGTCACGCGCATTGATGTCCCACCATTGCGCGAGCGGGGGCGTGATGTTGAGCTGCTGTTTAGGTTTCTGCTCAAAAAAATCAGCCTGCGTCTTCATCAGGCCCGTCCCCATGTTGATGAGGCGGTGGTTACGGCCTTGCTGCATTACGGTTGGCCGGGGAACGTCCGCGAGCTGGAAAACGTTGTCGAGCGGATGATCCATACCGTTGAAGAGGAAACGTTGCACTGCGCCCATCTCCCGCGTGAGATCTGTTGCGAAACGCCCGTTGGCCGTGCCCTGCCCGACAGTGTTGTCACAACGCAGGATGCCGCCACACTGAAACAGGTGGTTGGCGAGCAGGAGCGGCGCCTGCTGGTTGATCTGCTCCAGCGCTATCAAGGGAATATCAGTCTGATTGCCCGGGAGATGGCCGTATCGCGCAACACCATCTACCGCAAAATGCATCACTACAACATCTCCAGAGACTATCGCTTCGATTAATATCTCTGATGAGTGGTGCGATTTCCAGCAGTGTCCTATTTGTGTGACATGTGTTTCAAACGGGGGGCGTTTGTCCTTTTGACGGAACAGTTGCCGTAGCCCGTAGCCCATCCCTCAAATCATCTCTTGTTGATTTTTCCGTATACACTTTTCCTCCTGAAAACAAACTTTTAGACAAATAGTCACACGACTGTGTGGCGTTAACAGCAGTGGCTGGCATATCGGTTGCTATAAGGCTTCTCATGCCCGCGTGTTAGGCGACTGTTTTCAGTTTGTGGTTCTGGTCCGGTTTTGGTGCTTTTTCGTCTTTGTCGCATTATCCGTCGTTGTTATAGACGCCTATGATGTTTTCCTGTGCTGCTACGAAAAGCCCTCAAAGGTGCCGTCCTCATCTGATTGACAACGCCTCTCACGCACTCATTTTTTATCAAAGGAGAGAGTGTATGAAAACCCAACTTGATTCCCAGTACAAATTGTACATCAACGGCCAATGGGTGGATGCCAGTGACGGCCAAACCTTTGAAGCGCACTGCCCGGCGGATGGTTCGCTGCTGTCGACCTGTGCCAATGCCACCAAAGAGGATGTCGATGCTGCCGTGGATGCTGCCTGGGGCGCTTATGATGCGTGGAAAGATGTCAGTGCTCAGGAGCGTGCTGGTTATCTGCTGAAAATCGCCGATCTGATTGATGCCAATGCCGAAAAACTGGCTATGGTGGAAACCCTTGATAACGGCAAACCGATTCGCGAAACACGCAATGTTGATGTACCGTTGGCCAGCGACCACTTCCGCTACTTTGCCTCGGCCATCCGCACCCAGGAAGGTCAGGCGACCATGATCGACAAGGACACCATGAGCCTGATTCTGCGCGAACCGATCGGCGTGGTGGCCCAGATCATCCCTTGGAACTTTCCGTTTCTTATGGCGGCATGGAAAATTGCCCCGGCGCTGGCAGCCGGCAACTGCGTGGTGATTAAACCGTCGTCCACCACCTCACTGAGCCTGTTGGAACTGGCCAAACTGCTTGATCAGGTGCTGCCCCCCGGCGTGGTCAATGTGATCACCGGCAAAGGCTCCACCACCGGCAACTTTGTCCTCGAACACCCCGGATTCACCAAACTGGCGTTCACCGGCTCAACGGATATCGGCTACAACATTGCCGATGCTGCCGCTAAAAAATTGATTCCGGCCACGTTGGAACTCGGTGGCAAGTCGGCCAATATCTATTTTGACGACTGCCAGTGGGACAAAGCGATTGAAGGGACCCAAATCGGTATTCTGTTCAATCAGGGCCAGGTGTGCTGCGCCGGCTCACGGATTTTTGTTCACGAAGCGATCTACGACAAATTTGTTGCCGACATGGCCACCGCATTTGAAAAAGTCAAAGTTGGTCTGCCTTGGAACGACGACACCATGATGGGTTGCCAGATTGATGAAGGGCAACTCAACCAGATTCTCTCCTATGTCGATGTTGGTAAACAGGAGGGAGCGCGACTGGTCACCGGCGGCGTCAGACTGACCGATGGTGAGTTGGGTAACGGTTCCTTTATGGCGCCGACCCTGTTTGCTGATGTCGATAACTCCATGCGCATTGCTCAGGAGGAGATCTTCGGTCCAGTGGTGTGTGTCATCAAGTTCAAAGATGAACAGGAAGTGATCGATATGGCTAACGACAGCGAGTTCGGTCTCGGTGGTGCCGTGTGGACGCGTGACATCAACCGCGCCATGCGTGTCGCTCGCGGTGTTGAGACCGGTCGTATGTGGGTCAACACCTACAACCAGTTGCCCGCCCATGCCCCGTTTGGCGGATACAAAAAATCCGGTATCGGTCGTGAAACTCACAAAATGATGCTTGAGCACTACAGCCAGGCGAAAAACATCTTTATCAGCATGAGCGAAGAGAAAATGGGCTTGTATTGATCATGTTTCACCGGTCTCTGCGCGACCTTTGGCGCAGAGACCGGTAAGCCCCTGTACCCCGTCGGTTGATTCGTGACCAATTCGGCAAGGAGAGAGCATGACGATTACCTCAGAGACTCTGGTTGAAGAGATTCTAGATCTTGATTCGCGTGTCGTGCGTTATTT from Desulfuromonas acetoxidans DSM 684 encodes:
- a CDS encoding aldehyde dehydrogenase family protein, translating into MKTQLDSQYKLYINGQWVDASDGQTFEAHCPADGSLLSTCANATKEDVDAAVDAAWGAYDAWKDVSAQERAGYLLKIADLIDANAEKLAMVETLDNGKPIRETRNVDVPLASDHFRYFASAIRTQEGQATMIDKDTMSLILREPIGVVAQIIPWNFPFLMAAWKIAPALAAGNCVVIKPSSTTSLSLLELAKLLDQVLPPGVVNVITGKGSTTGNFVLEHPGFTKLAFTGSTDIGYNIADAAAKKLIPATLELGGKSANIYFDDCQWDKAIEGTQIGILFNQGQVCCAGSRIFVHEAIYDKFVADMATAFEKVKVGLPWNDDTMMGCQIDEGQLNQILSYVDVGKQEGARLVTGGVRLTDGELGNGSFMAPTLFADVDNSMRIAQEEIFGPVVCVIKFKDEQEVIDMANDSEFGLGGAVWTRDINRAMRVARGVETGRMWVNTYNQLPAHAPFGGYKKSGIGRETHKMMLEHYSQAKNIFISMSEEKMGLY
- a CDS encoding sigma-54-dependent Fis family transcriptional regulator gives rise to the protein MTHAQVWQQFIETGKLDSAVDKAEIRHSWQRCREMDVDPYDGVSHQLLTPGQISALLGSQKLYISLVRHFMKQLYEFVKGSGFIVFLANREGYILEALGDPETFKAAAQVNLIQGACWVEFAGGTNGIGTALAIGRPVQVSGCEHYCQKLHSWTCSAAPLYDECGDISGVLQMSGPCEKTHPHTLGMVVASAEAIRKQLSVWQRNNELVLANAQLSHLFQTMSDGALVIDADGRVIQVNPVARKVFGKELSGEKLNRIITAADSPDLISSTHSCKDLDVVLHTETEPVEALLTVKPLKDDNSDQSGAVVFFNPIRKMKKLVNRFGGAQATFHFSDIIGEHDSVKAAINMARKAADNLSHVLILGESGTGKELLAQAIHNHSMRRNGPFLAVNCAALPRDLIASELFGYTSGAFTGASPKGRPGKFEMASGGTLLLDEIGDMPLDQQATLLRVLQDKHVTRLGSERAIPVDVRVICATNKNLLDAVSKGHFRQDLYYRLNVTRIDVPPLRERGRDVELLFRFLLKKISLRLHQARPHVDEAVVTALLHYGWPGNVRELENVVERMIHTVEEETLHCAHLPREICCETPVGRALPDSVVTTQDAATLKQVVGEQERRLLVDLLQRYQGNISLIAREMAVSRNTIYRKMHHYNISRDYRFD